The proteins below come from a single Arthrobacter sp. zg-Y1171 genomic window:
- a CDS encoding glycosyltransferase encodes MRISMVSEHASPLAALGGVDAGGQNVHVAALSVALAARGHTVQVYTRRDDPGLPDRVQVQDGLEVVHLTAGPALPLPKDDLLPYMGQLAGGVLADWGTEPPDVVHSHFWMSGLAALEAARSAGDEGVPVVHTFHALGTVKKRHQGAEDTSPPERAWLEPSVGRRADRVLATCSDEVFELKAIGVPGSRISIAPCGVDLSLFSSSGPAEPRGRRHRIAAVGRLVPRKGVDLAIRALALLRDEGLEDVELLIVGGSSDSAGLESDPEARRLLALARSLDVADRVLLRGQVPREQMPAVLRSADAVVCAPWYEPFGIVPLEAMACGVPVVASAVGGLIDTVVHGRTGLHVPPRDPAALAAALKELLQNPRYARRLGAAGKQRAAARYSWDRVALETEKAYQLALGAAARPGRLQPLGGKAL; translated from the coding sequence GTGAGAATCTCAATGGTGTCCGAACATGCAAGTCCGCTGGCCGCACTGGGCGGGGTGGATGCCGGCGGCCAGAACGTGCATGTGGCCGCGCTGTCCGTGGCGCTGGCCGCCCGCGGCCACACCGTGCAGGTGTACACGCGGAGGGACGATCCCGGGCTCCCGGACCGGGTGCAGGTGCAGGACGGCCTGGAGGTAGTGCACCTGACCGCCGGTCCGGCCCTGCCGCTGCCCAAGGATGACCTGCTGCCGTACATGGGGCAGCTGGCCGGCGGCGTGCTGGCCGACTGGGGAACCGAACCGCCCGACGTCGTGCACTCGCACTTCTGGATGTCCGGGCTCGCCGCGCTGGAGGCGGCCCGGAGCGCCGGAGACGAGGGCGTGCCGGTGGTCCACACCTTCCACGCCCTGGGCACCGTGAAGAAACGGCATCAGGGTGCCGAGGACACGTCCCCGCCGGAACGGGCCTGGCTGGAACCCTCCGTGGGCCGGCGGGCGGACCGGGTGCTGGCCACCTGTTCGGACGAGGTCTTCGAACTCAAGGCCATCGGGGTGCCGGGCAGCCGGATCTCCATTGCGCCCTGCGGCGTGGATCTGTCCCTCTTCTCTTCCAGCGGGCCGGCGGAACCACGCGGACGGCGGCACCGGATTGCCGCCGTCGGGCGCCTGGTGCCGCGCAAGGGCGTGGACCTGGCCATCCGGGCCCTTGCACTGCTGCGGGACGAGGGCCTGGAAGATGTGGAGCTGCTGATTGTCGGCGGCTCCAGTGACAGTGCCGGACTGGAATCGGATCCGGAGGCCCGCCGGCTGCTGGCCCTCGCCCGGTCCCTGGATGTGGCGGACCGGGTGCTGCTCCGGGGCCAGGTCCCCCGCGAACAAATGCCCGCAGTACTGCGCAGCGCCGATGCCGTGGTGTGCGCGCCCTGGTATGAACCCTTCGGGATCGTGCCGCTGGAGGCGATGGCGTGCGGAGTGCCCGTTGTTGCCTCGGCAGTGGGCGGGCTGATCGACACCGTGGTCCACGGCAGAACCGGCCTGCATGTGCCGCCACGGGATCCGGCAGCCCTGGCCGCCGCGCTCAAGGAGCTGCTGCAGAACCCCCGCTACGCCCGGCGGCTCGGCGCAGCGGGCAAGCAGCGCGCCGCCGCCCGCTACTCCTGGGACCGGGTGGCACTGGAGACGGAGAAGGCCTATCAGCTGGCGCTGGGCGCCGCGGCGAGGCCCGGACGGCTGCAGCCGCTGGGAGGGAAGGCGCTGTGA
- a CDS encoding HAD-IIIA family hydrolase — protein sequence MGFLPSPPRAVLFDRDGTLIFDVPYNADPARVRPVPGAVEVLAGLRQAGVAVGVITNQSGIGRGMLSAEEVAGVNDAVEGLLGPFDVWEICPHAPGDGCACRKPMPGMVLRASRRLGLDPAEVAVIGDIGADVGAAAAAGARGVLVPTAATRAEETAAAPLVAGDLAEAVELLWGSR from the coding sequence ATGGGATTTTTGCCGTCGCCGCCGCGTGCCGTCCTGTTTGACCGGGACGGCACGCTGATTTTTGACGTGCCCTACAACGCGGATCCGGCGCGCGTGCGGCCGGTGCCCGGCGCCGTCGAGGTGCTGGCCGGGCTGCGGCAAGCCGGCGTGGCCGTAGGGGTAATCACCAACCAGTCCGGCATCGGCCGCGGAATGCTGTCCGCCGAAGAAGTAGCGGGAGTGAACGACGCCGTCGAAGGCCTGCTGGGACCGTTCGATGTCTGGGAAATCTGCCCGCATGCACCGGGCGACGGCTGCGCCTGCCGCAAGCCGATGCCCGGCATGGTGCTGCGGGCCAGCCGCCGCCTGGGGCTCGATCCGGCAGAAGTCGCCGTCATCGGTGACATTGGTGCCGACGTCGGAGCCGCCGCGGCCGCCGGTGCACGCGGCGTGCTGGTGCCCACCGCCGCTACCCGTGCCGAGGAAACCGCCGCGGCTCCGCTCGTGGCGGGCGACCTGGCCGAGGCCGTGGAGTTGCTGTGGGGCAGCCGATGA
- a CDS encoding S66 peptidase family protein: MDPAAAPETASPENRVPPATVPPKLARGDLLRVIAPAASRAMVAEHDHSALIERRFADLGLRLSYGRHVDERDIFDSTSVASRVADLHDAFADPEVKGILTVIGGFNSNELLPYLDWDLIAANPKILCGYSDITALQNAIFAHTGLVTYSGPHWSSFGMRDHFDLTQQWFEDALVNGYRMELSPSPEWTDDAWFLDQDNRSPRPGTGWWPVQQGSASGRIIGGNLCTLNLLQGTAQMPPLAGAVLMLEDDASTDPMTFARDLTSLLQQPDAEDIQGLVIGRFQASSGITLPHLQEIAAQPALAGLPVLANVDFGHTQPQLTLPIGGRADLTVDASGGRLRLSDR; the protein is encoded by the coding sequence ATGGATCCTGCCGCCGCTCCGGAAACTGCCAGCCCGGAAAATAGAGTCCCGCCAGCCACCGTCCCGCCCAAACTGGCCAGGGGCGACCTGCTGCGCGTCATTGCCCCGGCGGCCAGCCGCGCCATGGTGGCCGAACACGATCACAGCGCCCTCATCGAACGCCGTTTCGCCGACTTGGGCCTGCGGCTTTCCTACGGCCGCCACGTGGATGAGCGCGACATTTTCGACTCCACATCGGTCGCCTCCCGCGTTGCCGACCTGCATGACGCGTTTGCGGATCCGGAGGTCAAGGGCATCCTGACCGTCATCGGCGGCTTCAACAGCAACGAGCTGCTCCCCTATCTGGATTGGGACCTGATTGCCGCCAATCCGAAGATCCTGTGCGGATATTCCGACATTACGGCGCTGCAGAACGCGATCTTCGCCCACACCGGCCTGGTGACCTATTCCGGTCCGCACTGGTCCAGCTTCGGTATGCGGGACCACTTTGACCTAACGCAGCAGTGGTTCGAGGACGCGCTGGTGAACGGCTACCGGATGGAGCTTTCCCCCTCCCCGGAGTGGACCGACGATGCCTGGTTCCTGGACCAGGACAACCGCAGTCCCCGGCCGGGGACCGGATGGTGGCCCGTGCAGCAGGGCAGCGCCTCCGGCCGAATTATCGGAGGAAACCTGTGCACGCTGAACCTCCTGCAGGGGACCGCGCAGATGCCTCCGCTGGCCGGCGCCGTCCTCATGCTGGAGGACGATGCCTCCACCGATCCCATGACCTTTGCCCGTGACCTCACCTCCCTGCTCCAGCAGCCGGACGCGGAAGATATTCAGGGTCTGGTCATCGGCAGGTTCCAGGCGTCCAGCGGCATCACGCTGCCGCATCTGCAGGAGATCGCTGCCCAGCCTGCCCTGGCAGGCCTGCCGGTTCTGGCGAACGTGGATTTCGGGCACACCCAGCCGCAGCTGACCCTGCCGATCGGCGGGCGGGCGGATCTAACGGTGGACGCGTCCGGCGGCCGGCTGCGCCTCAGCGACCGTTAG
- a CDS encoding glycosyltransferase family 9 protein has protein sequence MSEVPERPELLVLRALKLGDLLVAVPALKALRREYPEHRIRYAAQEWLRPILPLTGAVDDLLPLHGLDVPIPLEPGQIDVAVNLHGSGPESCSRIEALQPRRRIGHAGPGWDGPPWKDGVHERERWAGLLSWHGIPADPLDYRLAPPPAAENAPETVVIHVGAAYGSRLWPADRFADVARELAATGSPILFTGSGSERQRALAVAAAAGLGAECVVAGELRLDEFAAVISRSRLVISADTGAAHLASAYARPSVVLFGPAPVSEWGPPPGPHIALTDGSRRRGDTFATDPDPALLAVTVEDVLAAVDKLEAL, from the coding sequence ATGTCCGAGGTGCCCGAGCGTCCCGAACTGCTGGTGCTGCGAGCCTTGAAACTGGGGGATCTGCTGGTTGCAGTTCCGGCGCTGAAGGCCCTGCGGCGGGAGTATCCGGAGCACCGTATCCGGTATGCCGCGCAGGAGTGGCTGCGTCCCATCCTGCCGCTCACCGGCGCCGTGGATGACCTGCTTCCCCTGCACGGCCTGGATGTGCCCATTCCGCTCGAACCCGGACAAATCGACGTGGCCGTGAACCTGCACGGCAGCGGTCCGGAGAGCTGCAGCAGGATCGAGGCGCTGCAGCCCCGTCGCCGGATCGGGCACGCCGGACCCGGATGGGACGGTCCGCCGTGGAAGGACGGCGTCCACGAACGCGAGCGGTGGGCAGGACTGCTGTCCTGGCACGGCATCCCGGCGGATCCGCTGGATTACCGGTTGGCTCCGCCGCCGGCGGCGGAAAACGCACCGGAAACGGTAGTGATCCATGTGGGCGCGGCCTACGGCAGCCGGCTCTGGCCCGCGGACCGGTTTGCCGACGTCGCCCGTGAACTCGCCGCCACCGGTTCCCCGATTCTCTTTACGGGCAGCGGGTCCGAGCGGCAGCGGGCGCTCGCCGTCGCCGCCGCCGCCGGGCTTGGGGCGGAGTGCGTTGTGGCCGGTGAGCTCCGGCTGGACGAGTTCGCCGCCGTGATTTCCCGATCCCGGCTGGTGATCTCGGCCGATACCGGTGCGGCGCATCTGGCGTCGGCCTATGCCCGGCCGTCAGTGGTCCTGTTCGGCCCGGCGCCGGTCAGTGAATGGGGTCCGCCGCCGGGTCCGCACATCGCCCTGACCGACGGAAGCCGACGCCGCGGAGACACCTTCGCCACGGATCCGGACCCTGCGCTGCTGGCGGTCACAGTGGAGGACGTCCTGGCCGCCGTGGATAAGCTCGAGGCGCTCTAA
- a CDS encoding glycosyltransferase: protein MRILLWHVHGGWMEAFVRGAHEYLLPATPARDGWGLGRGGRSWPAAAVEVVPEDLRTQQIDVVVLQRPEEIEACTRLLGRRPGRDIPAVYLEHNTPRGNVPETRHPLAGRTDIPVVHVTQFNRLIWDTGRAPVRVIEHGIPDPGYRYTGERPHLGVVVNEPVRRSRVAGTDLLPGFARAAPLEIFGMGTERLPGLLGADRLLVRGDLPVARLHRELAGCRAYLHPMRWTSLGLSLLEAMHLGLPVLALATTEAVRAIPPEAGMASNDPDELVRAARMFLAEPEQARACGRAARTAALARYGLERFLSDWDRLFADLLTETVSAATFLPAAGTAPASTGGGQQ, encoded by the coding sequence ATGAGGATTCTGCTGTGGCACGTGCACGGCGGCTGGATGGAGGCCTTTGTCCGCGGCGCCCATGAGTACCTGCTGCCGGCTACTCCCGCACGGGATGGCTGGGGGCTGGGACGCGGCGGCCGGTCCTGGCCGGCAGCTGCCGTGGAAGTGGTGCCGGAAGATCTACGCACACAGCAGATCGACGTCGTCGTGCTGCAGCGTCCCGAAGAGATCGAAGCCTGCACCCGCCTGCTCGGCAGGCGGCCCGGCCGCGACATTCCGGCGGTGTACCTGGAACACAACACCCCGCGCGGCAACGTGCCCGAGACCCGGCATCCGCTGGCGGGCCGAACGGACATCCCGGTTGTGCACGTCACGCAGTTCAACCGCTTGATCTGGGACACCGGGAGGGCGCCGGTACGGGTGATCGAACACGGCATCCCCGACCCCGGCTACCGCTACACCGGGGAGCGCCCGCATCTTGGAGTGGTGGTGAACGAGCCGGTCCGCCGCAGCCGGGTGGCCGGCACCGATCTCCTGCCCGGATTTGCCCGGGCCGCACCGCTGGAAATCTTCGGGATGGGCACGGAACGGCTGCCCGGACTGCTGGGCGCAGACCGCCTGCTGGTCCGCGGCGACCTGCCCGTTGCCAGGCTGCACCGGGAACTGGCCGGCTGCCGGGCCTACCTGCACCCGATGCGCTGGACGTCGCTGGGCCTGTCCCTGCTTGAGGCTATGCATCTGGGACTGCCGGTCCTGGCCCTTGCAACCACTGAAGCGGTCCGGGCAATCCCGCCGGAGGCGGGGATGGCCAGCAACGATCCCGACGAGCTGGTCCGGGCGGCACGGATGTTCCTGGCCGAGCCCGAGCAGGCACGCGCCTGCGGCCGGGCCGCCCGTACGGCGGCATTGGCCCGGTACGGGTTGGAGCGGTTCCTCTCCGACTGGGACCGGCTCTTCGCGGACCTGCTGACCGAGACGGTTTCCGCCGCAACGTTTCTTCCGGCCGCGGGAACCGCACCGGCATCAACAGGAGGGGGACAACAGTGA
- a CDS encoding glycosyltransferase family 9 protein, which translates to MSRRVLVARLDGAGDVLLAGPAVRAVAAAPEVETVLLCGPQGAPAGRLLPGVAQVLEWSCPWILNPAPEPSRDLLEALRVMVRSVRAEEAVILTSFHQSPLPLALLLREAGVRTITGASSDYAGALLAHRLKPGEDFPEDQPEVDRALRIAAAAGFPLPAGDDGRLRLGPLPDVSHLVGTGPYIAVHPGAAVPARAWPALHHAAAVELLTAAGFRVVVTGGPGEKELTATVAAVAGLDLGGRTDLATLAAVLAGADAVVAGNTGPAHLAAAAGTPVVSLFAPVVPAIRWAPYGVPLELLGNQHAACSGTRARICPVPGHPCLSGVSPEQVVEAVQRLVTGVPSLQTHREMRHR; encoded by the coding sequence ATGAGCCGCCGGGTGTTGGTGGCCCGGCTCGACGGCGCCGGGGACGTCCTGCTCGCGGGCCCTGCCGTCCGGGCGGTGGCGGCGGCACCGGAGGTGGAAACGGTGCTGCTGTGCGGTCCGCAGGGGGCGCCCGCCGGACGGCTGCTGCCCGGGGTCGCGCAGGTGCTGGAGTGGTCCTGTCCCTGGATCCTGAATCCTGCCCCGGAACCTTCCCGGGACCTGCTGGAGGCACTGCGGGTCATGGTGCGGTCCGTCCGGGCCGAGGAGGCGGTGATCCTGACGTCCTTCCACCAGTCCCCGCTGCCCCTGGCATTGCTGCTCCGCGAAGCCGGGGTACGCACTATTACGGGGGCGTCCTCGGATTACGCCGGTGCCTTACTGGCCCACCGGCTCAAACCCGGGGAGGACTTCCCCGAAGACCAGCCGGAGGTGGATCGTGCGCTGCGGATCGCTGCCGCCGCAGGTTTTCCGCTTCCCGCCGGCGACGACGGCCGGCTGCGGCTGGGACCCTTGCCCGACGTCTCCCACCTGGTGGGCACCGGACCCTACATCGCGGTGCATCCGGGTGCCGCCGTCCCGGCCCGGGCCTGGCCGGCGCTGCACCATGCCGCCGCCGTCGAACTGCTTACCGCCGCCGGCTTCCGCGTGGTGGTCACCGGCGGCCCCGGAGAGAAGGAGCTGACCGCCACCGTGGCGGCGGTAGCCGGCCTGGACCTGGGCGGACGCACGGATCTGGCCACGCTGGCGGCAGTCCTGGCCGGAGCGGACGCGGTGGTGGCCGGAAACACCGGGCCGGCCCATCTGGCGGCCGCGGCAGGCACTCCGGTGGTGAGCCTCTTCGCACCCGTGGTGCCCGCCATCCGGTGGGCGCCCTACGGGGTTCCGCTGGAACTGCTGGGGAACCAGCACGCTGCCTGCAGCGGAACCCGTGCCCGGATCTGCCCGGTGCCCGGGCATCCCTGCCTCTCCGGCGTTTCCCCAGAGCAGGTGGTGGAAGCGGTGCAGCGCCTGGTCACCGGCGTGCCGTCGCTGCAGACGCACCGTGAAATGAGGCACCGATGA